Part of the Virgibacillus natechei genome is shown below.
ATTTTCTGAGCCACCATGTTCACCCTCCTCTAGAAAAGATCGTTATATTCATACTACTTGATATAATCAAATATTTTAAGCTGAAAATTACCTATTTTACACAAAAACTTTCGACAGAAAACGGGAAGTGACAGGCACCGCACCACCTAGCGTATGTGCTGCCACTCGCAAAAAAAAGACCCGCGTTAGCGAGTCTTTTTCACCTTATTATTCAGCTGCTGGTGTTTCTTCTTCCGTCACAGCAATATCACTGCGATAAACATCTGTTCCAGTTTCGATTGAGAAGTTGTGTACACGATTGTTAACCGGTACAAGTTCTGCACGATATACTGTCGGGAATACAGGAACGTCTTCTACCATAAGTTCTTGCCATTCACTGTACACACTTTGACGATGTTCAATATCAAATGAATCTTCAGAAACACCTTCTTCTAACAATGCTTCATTCTCTTCACTTGTATAACGAGAGTAGTTAAACATTGCATTAGGACCATAAAGTCCAGAAGGATTAACGTCACTACCTACACTCCAAGCACCTTGGTAAATGTCAATTTCAGGATCGTCTTCTTCTACCATGTCATAGAATGCATTAAACTCAATCAAACGACCATCTAAGAGTTGAACATTAATTCCTATATCTTCCCATGATTGAATGTAGTATTGTGCGATTGGTTCTGCAGTGTCTCCACCTGACATCGATGCAAAGTTAATTACTAACTCATCTCCATCTGGTGTTTCACGGAACCCATCATCCGTTACATCTTCATATCCAGCTTCATCAAGAATTTGATTAGCCGTATCTGGATCATAAGTTGGTGCTTCAATGGAATCATCATGATAATCTGGATGTGATGGTGCTATAAGTGTTGTCGCATTCCAACGAAGTCCATTATAGAACTGTTCACCAACTGCATCGTTATCAACAGCATGCCACATTGCACGACGCAAGTCTACGTCTGCCATTTTCTTGCTATCATCCATTACTACTTCTCCAGCGTCATCATCCCACTCACCTAGTTTAAATCCAATATAGGTGTATGCATTATCAACACCACCAAGATATTCAATATTTGACATTTCAGCATTTTCCGGGTATTGATCCGTTGGGAAGCTGTCTACCATATCAACTTCTCCAGTTTCTAATGATTGAACGACAACATTTGGGTTCACAACTTGCAAGGTAACACCGTCAAGATTTGGTTCCCCGCGCCAGTAGTCTTCATTTTTTGTATATGTGACAGATTCACCTGGTGTAATCGTATCAACTTTAAACGGTCCCATTCCAATTGGATTTTCACGAACCTCTGGTGCTTCTTCCATTTCAGCTACAGGAATATCCTCAAAAACATGCTTCGGCATTGCATAAGGCCATGCGCCACCAGCTAGAAGCGATGGATTTAGTTGCTTATACGTAATTTCCATCGATTTATCATCAATAATTTCAATACCGGAGATTTCATCTGCGTCCCCACTATTGTATTCTTCCATACCTTCAATAACAGTGAAGTCTGCACCATAGCGAATACCAGTATATTCCGGGTCGCCAATTACTTCATAGGAAAATGCCCAGTCTTCTGCAGTTACAGGTTCTCCATCATGCCAATTTACGTCATCACGAATCGTGAACGTAATGGTATTTGCATCTTCATCTGCTTCAAAAGTCGCAGCACCATCATTGGTATAATTATAGTTTTCATCAATTGTTAATAATGATTCATCGAACCATTCAATAACTTCTGCATCCGGTGCACCTTGATAGAAGTTCCAATTCAACGTTCCTTCGAAAACAGTATCAGATACTAGCCCAAAATTAAGTGTTCCACCATCAATGGCTTCCCCCTCATTTGTTTTGGTGTGATTAAAGTCATCGATCGAATACACAACATCCCCCGGATCGACTTCTTCCTCTTCCTCTTCCTCTTCATCGTCCTCGGTTCCTTCTGCATCTTCTGTTCCTTCGTCTGAACCGTTATCGTCCGCTTCCTCACTTGCACTTTCATCACTACAAGCTGCAAGTGCAAGCAATAATACGAGCATTAGCGCAAATAGCGCTTTACTAAAAGCTGTCTTTCCCATCTTGAACCCTCCCTTTTTTTAAATACCTCTTTCTCTTGTACCAGTCGAAAAATTCAAACTCGACCAATACTATTTATACTCAACACCAATACTGATCCAGCATTGATGATGGTAACTGCTTGAGTTGCTATTCGCTCCAGGCTGTCACCTCTTTAAATTGCTAGCATTTAACCCCTTCTTTGTCTTGCATCAGATGCACGTTTTAGCGCTTCGCCAACATTTCTAACAGCAAGCATTAAGACAAAGATCAGTATTGCAGCAGGCAACCAAATCCACCATCTGAACTCTAGTGTTTGTGGATTCCTTGCATAGCTTAACAGTGTTCCGAGGCTTGGAGTACTTTCTGGAAAACCAAACCCTAAGAAGGAGAGTCCGGATTCCAAGCCAATATTTGCAGCTAAATTCAATGTCATGGTTACAATAATCAAGGAGCTTATATTAGGTAATACTTGCGTAAACATAATCTTGAAATTGGAGGAGCCAAGCGTTCTGGAAGCCTGTACATAGTCAAGTTCTTTTTCCTGTAATGCCTTTGACCGAATTAGCCTGGCTATCCCCATCCAGAGAAATGCAGTCATAATCAATGAAAAGGATACAATCGTGTAATCCGGAACGATCGAAACAAACACAATTACCAACATTAACATAGGTAAAATGAGGAAAAAATCTAGAATACGCATTAATACATTATCCGTAGTTCCACCATAATAACCGGCAACTAAACCATACACGATACCAATAACACCAGTCATCAATGTAACCAAAATACCTATTGAAAGTGAATTACGTGTACCAATAATAAGTTGACCAAATACATCACGACCGCCATGATCTGTTCCTAATATAAAATCGTCACCTGGCGCTTGATGTATAGCAAATAAATCGACCGTAACAATCTCATCCTGATCCAAGAAGATTGAAATACCATAGACAAACGCTGCTATCAAGATTAGAAACACCAGCGAAATTAAGGCTACTTTATCCCGTATAATCTCACGCCAAAGGATACTTAAACCAGATGGGTTCCTCTGTTCATCTTGCTTCTGATCGTCTATATTTCCATTATTCATTTCCATTTAAAATCACCTCAGAATCTAGCTTAGTCCTTACTTAATACGTATACGCGGGTCGATTAGACTTAATATAATATCTGAAATTAAAGCACCTAAAATGGACGCAATCCCAAATAGCAGAACTAGTGAATTAACAACACTGTAATCACGTAAGTTGATGGATTCGAAAAATAGTTGCCCCATACCCGGATAACTAAAAATCTGTTCCACAAAAATCGTTCCGCCAATTAGATTCGTAATTTCAAATCCGAAGAATGCAGCGATTGGCAATACTGAGTTTCTTAAAATGTGACGATTATAGACCCGTGACTCAGAAGCTCCTTTCGATCTTGCGGTAATAATAAAGTCCTTTTGTTTTGTATCAATTATCTCACTTCGTAGATACTGTACAGTAGACACCGTTGTAATTAGAGCTAGGGATAGTGATGGTAATATTAAATGATATAATTTGCTCAAAATATAATCAAAGGTACCCGGTACAAGTCCTGGTGTTACACTTCCACTGGTAGGGAACCAACCTAATTGAAAACCGAATATCCAAAGCATTAACAATGCGAAAATAAATAACGGCATGGCAAACCCTATATAGGTGTAACCTGTTATACCTTGGTCTAGCAATGAATCATTATAACGCCCACTTGTAATTCCTAGTGGTATGGCAAGGGCATATGTAAATACTAAAGTCACGACCGAAAGCCAGATTGAATTAACCATCCGCTCTCCAATAATATCGGTGACCGGCATTTTAAACCGAAATGATTGTCCGAAATCTCCTTGAAATGCAGCTCCTACCCAATCCGCATACTGAACATGCCAGGGATCATTCAAACCAAGCCTTTCTCTTTGTTGCTCTATTGCAGCTGGATCAATACTAGGATCAATTTGTCCCGTCAGTGCATCCCCTGGCATCATTTGTGCCATTAAAAATACTAAAACACTGAGCACTATAATTTGAGGAATCGTTATTATCAATCGTCGTACGATAAATTTCCACATAAATTATCAACCTTTCTCCGGCAGAGCTACTAGATGTGTATCGGATACGGATTGCAAGCCGTAAGCCAAGCCTTCATTATCAAAGTATTCGTCGTAGGAATAGTCATACTCTTTCTGCACTTCTTGTCGGAAGTTAAACTGCTTCTCACGGTTTCTGGGATCAATATCAGGAATGGCTGCAATAAGACGTTTTGTATAAATATGCTGCGGGTTACGGAAGATATCCTCTTTCGTCCCTTGTTCCACATAACGACCTTTATACATAATCGCAATCTCATCACACATGTGTTCTACGATCCCTAGATCATGACTGATGAATAAATAAGTTAAATTTAATTCCTTTTGAATATCCTTCATAAAGTTCAATACTTGTGCCTGTACAGAGACATCAAGTGCAGATACAGGCTCATCTGCAATAATAAGTTTCGGCTTTAAAGCAATTGCTCTAGCAACCCCGATACGCTGACGTTGTCCGCCAGAGAATTGATGGGGATATTTAAAAATGCTTTCAGGACTTAAACCAACCAGTTCGAGTAATTCCTGCACTCGCTTTTTTTCTTCTTTTTTTGAGAGTTTTTCGTAATTGCGTATTGGTTCTGCAATAATATCCAACACTCGTTTCTTTGCATTTAATGAAGAATATGGATCTTGGAAAATCATTTGAATATCCCTACGAACATCCAGTGTCTTGCTTTTCTTTGACGTTATGTCTTTTCCCTCAAAGGTAACCTTACCTGAAGTAATATCATTTAAGCCGATGATTGCTCTTCCAGTTGTCGTTTTTCCGGAACCTGATTCCCCAACAAGACCATACGTTTTCCCCTCTTCAATGGAAAAAGAAACACCATCAACAGCTTTGATATGACCCATCGTTCGATTAAATATGCCGCCTTTAATTGGAAAATGTATCTTTAAATCCTCAACATCAAGAAACCCCATTTGCCTGACCCTCCTTGCTTTTATCTGGGAAGTAAAATTGACTATGGCATGTACATCGTACAAAGTGGCCAGGTTTCACCTCATGCAGTACAGGATTCTCTTCATGAGCAGATCCATCAATCCAGGGAATTCTTGCAGCAAACCGACATCCTTCACGAGGCAATTTTTGCAAGGATGGTACAATTCCTTGAATAACATGCAGCTTTTCTTGTCCTTCCTTTGTGTTCGGAACAGAATTCAGAAGTGACCGCGTATACGGATGCATCGGATTACGATATAACTCATGTACATCTGCTAATTCAACAATTTGACCAGCATACATAACAGCAACCTTGTCTGCCATTTCTGCAACAACACCTAAATCGTGTGTAATAAGTATGATACCGGCATGAATGTCGTCTTTTAAATTTTTTAACAAATCAAGAATTTGTGATTGAATCGTCACATCAAGCGCAGTAGTTGGTTCATCCGCTATCAATAACTCCGGTTGATTAGCAATTGCAATCGCAATAATGATTCGTTGCCTCATCCCACCAGATAGTTCATGTGGAAACTGATCATGGACATGTTCTGGGCGCGGAATTTCCACTGTATTCAATAATGCAATTACTTTGTCTCTCCGTTGTTTCTTAGACATATCTTTGTTATGTAATAATAATGTTTCCGCGATTTGATCACCAACCACCATAAGTGGGTTCAGTGCGGTAAGTGGGTCCTGGAAGATCATCGCCATATCTTCCCCACGTAATTTACTCAACTTGGGAGAAGAAGCATTCGTAATATCAATATCATTTAACATAATTTGCCCTTCTATTTTCGCACGATTATGTAATCTCATAATGGAGAATGCAAGAGCGCTCTTTCCTGAACCTGATTCCCCTACAATTCCAAGCACTTCGTTTTTATTAAGGGTTAATGACACATCATCAACAGCAGCATAATAATCATCTTGAATCCGAAATGATGTCTTTAGGTTTTTAATTTCCAATAATGCTTTACTCAAATTAATCCCCCCTCGTATGGACTGTTTATTCTATATTCGTTTAATGATGCTTATAGGTAACGGGAAAATGACCTTTAACGTACTAGACTACGACAATCAAATTCCATCCGTTGTAATATTGGTTATCTGCAGAACGTTCGGATAATTACATTTAAAAAAATTTAACTAAACTTCTTTTTTTAAACTTTTTGGAATTTGTTCTTTTACTACTTTTCCGATAATTATGAGTGAACGTTGCTTTCTGTTTTTTTATCACCCTCATTTTTATTATTCATTAGTTACCTAGGATTTAGAAGGTTAACTAATTTCAGAATTCTAAATGTAACACAAACTTAATATAGTATATGCAATTATAGGTGAATATTTTCAAAAAAGCAATATTAATTAAAATATTTTCTAGGTATAAATTTCCATTCATGTCGAACATTGTCGGACTAAAGTCATTTCATCAAGGTACTGATAACTAGCGTCTGTAATAATTATGAAATATGCTTGAATTATAATGCTTACACATTGCACTTCTATGCAGGAAATGAAATAATTCTATATAAATCCGACAAGTTTTATTGGGATAGAAATTGGAGGAATAAATAGATGAAATTAACAGAATATAAATCAACAACAGAAAGAATGGAAGCATTACAAAACAAAGTGGCTATTTTCTCAGATCGAGCAAAAAAATATGATGAAGAGGCGTCTTTTCCCTTTGAAAATTTTAATGAATTAAAAGAGATCGGTTACCCGGCTTTAACGGTTCCAAAGGAATTTGGTGGATTGGGAATTTCACTGTACGAGATGCTTTTTCTTCAAGAAATAATCGCCAAAGCAGACGGTTCCACTGCACTTTCCATTGGCTGGCACATGGGAATTACCAAACATTTAGGCGAAAATAAGATATGGAAGAAGGAAAAGTACAAGGCATATGCCCGTGATGTGATCGAGAAGGGTGCTCTGCTAAACAATGCTGCCTCAGAGCCTGCTACTGGAAGCCCAACACGTGGGGGGAAACCGGAAACCGTTGCAAAAAAAGAAGGTTCAGGGTGGGGGATTAATGGAAGAAAAACATTTACAACACTTGCACCAATTCTTGATTATTTTGTAGTCAGTGCATCAATTGATGGTACCGACAACGTAGGGAATTTTCTTGTGAAATCTGACAGAGAAGGCGTTTCAGTTGATGAAACATGGGATTCAATTGCCATGCGAGGATCTGGAAGTCATGATCTTGTGCTTGAAAATGTGCATGTGGATGCGGATGACTTGGTGGAAAACATAACTCCAGGTAATAAAGACGCGGCAGGATGGTTGTTACACATACCTGCATGCTATTTGGGAATTGCTCGTGCTGCTCAAGCATATGCAGTGGATTTTGCTGCTAGTTATTCACCAAACAGTATAGAAGGAACAATTTCTGAGCTACCAAATGTAAAACAAAAACTAGGAGAAATGGAATTGCTTCTTATGGAAAGTGAACATTTTCTGTATTCCGTTGCGCGTAAATGGGACGAAAGTGATGATGGAACCCGCCAGACCATGAAGCCGGAACTCGGAGCAGTAAAATTATCCGTTGTGAATAAGGCGGTGGAAGTTGTTGACTTGGCCATGCGTGTTGCTGGTGCACGAAGTTTGTCCAAACAAAATCCATTGCAGCGTTATTATCGAGACGTTCGTGCTGGATTGCATAATCCGCCAATGGACGATATGACGGTAATGCAGTTGGCTGGGAAAAGTGTTGCTGAGCGGGGATAGTTTGATTGCGTAATTGGAACCTGGAGACCCGAGGCTAACCTGTTTAGCTCGGGTCTTTACGTTACATTGGAAACTATAGAATTTAAATGCTGGGGATAACTTATATACTGGAATAGCCACGCCCAGCAACTATCAAATCTTTACGGTGGGGCGAGCATTTAGCGCAGCCCTAAACTTCACACTCCTCCACTACGATAAAGAAGACTTGCCGATTGGCTCCGCCAGAGGCTTAGTCGCACTTATACCCTGTGGGTGAAAAGAAGACTTACTGATTGCCAAGCCGGAGGCGTAGGCAGAAGTAAAGTCGCACTTATGCCCTGTGGGTGAAAAGAAGACTTACTGATTGCCAAGCCGGCAGGCGTAGGCAGAAGTAAAGTCGCACTTATACCCTTGTGGTGAAAGTCAACATCGGCTCACTTGGCTTAAGGAAGGCCAACTAAAACCGGGCTTGCGCTCAGGCATCGGCATCCCCCTATGAAGGGGCATGTTTCCTTTCGCTTTCCAAGCATAAGATTCACTTTGACTTTCTCCATTATTGGAGATAAGTCAAGTTCATCTAATCTCATTGCGGCAGTGGAATTTCAACTAAACCGCCACTTTGCGTGGCAATGTTGAACCACCCGCGATGCACGGGCGCAGTTTGTACG
Proteins encoded:
- a CDS encoding ABC transporter permease yields the protein MEMNNGNIDDQKQDEQRNPSGLSILWREIIRDKVALISLVFLILIAAFVYGISIFLDQDEIVTVDLFAIHQAPGDDFILGTDHGGRDVFGQLIIGTRNSLSIGILVTLMTGVIGIVYGLVAGYYGGTTDNVLMRILDFFLILPMLMLVIVFVSIVPDYTIVSFSLIMTAFLWMGIARLIRSKALQEKELDYVQASRTLGSSNFKIMFTQVLPNISSLIIVTMTLNLAANIGLESGLSFLGFGFPESTPSLGTLLSYARNPQTLEFRWWIWLPAAILIFVLMLAVRNVGEALKRASDARQRRG
- the opp4B gene encoding oligopeptide ABC transporter permease, whose translation is MWKFIVRRLIITIPQIIVLSVLVFLMAQMMPGDALTGQIDPSIDPAAIEQQRERLGLNDPWHVQYADWVGAAFQGDFGQSFRFKMPVTDIIGERMVNSIWLSVVTLVFTYALAIPLGITSGRYNDSLLDQGITGYTYIGFAMPLFIFALLMLWIFGFQLGWFPTSGSVTPGLVPGTFDYILSKLYHLILPSLSLALITTVSTVQYLRSEIIDTKQKDFIITARSKGASESRVYNRHILRNSVLPIAAFFGFEITNLIGGTIFVEQIFSYPGMGQLFFESINLRDYSVVNSLVLLFGIASILGALISDIILSLIDPRIRIK
- a CDS encoding acyl-CoA dehydrogenase family protein, with translation MKLTEYKSTTERMEALQNKVAIFSDRAKKYDEEASFPFENFNELKEIGYPALTVPKEFGGLGISLYEMLFLQEIIAKADGSTALSIGWHMGITKHLGENKIWKKEKYKAYARDVIEKGALLNNAASEPATGSPTRGGKPETVAKKEGSGWGINGRKTFTTLAPILDYFVVSASIDGTDNVGNFLVKSDREGVSVDETWDSIAMRGSGSHDLVLENVHVDADDLVENITPGNKDAAGWLLHIPACYLGIARAAQAYAVDFAASYSPNSIEGTISELPNVKQKLGEMELLLMESEHFLYSVARKWDESDDGTRQTMKPELGAVKLSVVNKAVEVVDLAMRVAGARSLSKQNPLQRYYRDVRAGLHNPPMDDMTVMQLAGKSVAERG
- a CDS encoding ABC transporter ATP-binding protein, yielding MSKALLEIKNLKTSFRIQDDYYAAVDDVSLTLNKNEVLGIVGESGSGKSALAFSIMRLHNRAKIEGQIMLNDIDITNASSPKLSKLRGEDMAMIFQDPLTALNPLMVVGDQIAETLLLHNKDMSKKQRRDKVIALLNTVEIPRPEHVHDQFPHELSGGMRQRIIIAIAIANQPELLIADEPTTALDVTIQSQILDLLKNLKDDIHAGIILITHDLGVVAEMADKVAVMYAGQIVELADVHELYRNPMHPYTRSLLNSVPNTKEGQEKLHVIQGIVPSLQKLPREGCRFAARIPWIDGSAHEENPVLHEVKPGHFVRCTCHSQFYFPDKSKEGQANGVS
- the opp4A gene encoding oligopeptide ABC transporter substrate-binding protein; this encodes MGKTAFSKALFALMLVLLLALAACSDESASEEADDNGSDEGTEDAEGTEDDEEEEEEEEVDPGDVVYSIDDFNHTKTNEGEAIDGGTLNFGLVSDTVFEGTLNWNFYQGAPDAEVIEWFDESLLTIDENYNYTNDGAATFEADEDANTITFTIRDDVNWHDGEPVTAEDWAFSYEVIGDPEYTGIRYGADFTVIEGMEEYNSGDADEISGIEIIDDKSMEITYKQLNPSLLAGGAWPYAMPKHVFEDIPVAEMEEAPEVRENPIGMGPFKVDTITPGESVTYTKNEDYWRGEPNLDGVTLQVVNPNVVVQSLETGEVDMVDSFPTDQYPENAEMSNIEYLGGVDNAYTYIGFKLGEWDDDAGEVVMDDSKKMADVDLRRAMWHAVDNDAVGEQFYNGLRWNATTLIAPSHPDYHDDSIEAPTYDPDTANQILDEAGYEDVTDDGFRETPDGDELVINFASMSGGDTAEPIAQYYIQSWEDIGINVQLLDGRLIEFNAFYDMVEEDDPEIDIYQGAWSVGSDVNPSGLYGPNAMFNYSRYTSEENEALLEEGVSEDSFDIEHRQSVYSEWQELMVEDVPVFPTVYRAELVPVNNRVHNFSIETGTDVYRSDIAVTEEETPAAE
- a CDS encoding ABC transporter ATP-binding protein, with the protein product MGFLDVEDLKIHFPIKGGIFNRTMGHIKAVDGVSFSIEEGKTYGLVGESGSGKTTTGRAIIGLNDITSGKVTFEGKDITSKKSKTLDVRRDIQMIFQDPYSSLNAKKRVLDIIAEPIRNYEKLSKKEEKKRVQELLELVGLSPESIFKYPHQFSGGQRQRIGVARAIALKPKLIIADEPVSALDVSVQAQVLNFMKDIQKELNLTYLFISHDLGIVEHMCDEIAIMYKGRYVEQGTKEDIFRNPQHIYTKRLIAAIPDIDPRNREKQFNFRQEVQKEYDYSYDEYFDNEGLAYGLQSVSDTHLVALPEKG